The DNA window TGCAAGCCGTGAAATTGCTTATTTCTTCAGTGATGATGAAGTTTTTCCTCGCTACTGATACCACTGAATCTACCCAATAGATATCAAGTTACAGGAAAGGGGGCAATGAATGCCGCCAATCCTAAATACAGCTTGAAAAGGGATACTTTCAGTTACTCGTAGCATCTGTACAGTAAAGTTTGTACAATACCGCGCCCCGCTGATTTGATTTAGCGGGGCGTTTACTATTTTATACTTATATATGAAATGTATATCTTATATATCAATTTACGCTGAATACATCTTTCTGGATACATTCCCGGAATATATTCTTTAAAACAGTGTCTATTGAACTGGCAGTCACCGCATGAAAACTTAGTGCTGAAATAAAATCAGCACAGAGCCGAAAGTGTAACAACGAGGCGATGTAACAATGTCCCAACTTAACGCAACCGTACAATCTTCAACTTCCGCCACATCTTTCACACCAGATAAAACTTTTACACGAGATAAGACAAGCGGCAAAATTAATTTGCTTGACCTCAATCGTAAACAGATGCGTCAGTTTTTTGTTGAAATGGGGGAAAAACCTTTTCGTGCCGATCAGGTCATGAAATGGATTTACCACTATTGCTATGACGATTTTGAGCAAATGACAGACATCAACAAAGTGCTCAGAGCAAAACTACAACAAGTTGCTGAAATCAGTGCACCTGAAGTTGCGGAAGAACAGCGCTCTTCGGATGGTACTATTAAATGGGCGATTACTGTTGGTGATCAACAGGTTGAAACGGTTTATATCCCAGAAGATGATCGCGCAACACTGTGTGTCTCATCTCAGGTAGGGTGCGCTTTGGAATGTAAATTTTGCTCCACTGCGCAGCAGGGATTTAACCGTAACCTGCGGGTTTCTGAAATCATTGGTCAAGTTTGGCGTGCTGCTAAAATTATTGGTTCGCTGAAATCCAGTGGCCGTCGTCCAATCACCAATGTGGTTATGATGGGAATGGGGGAACCGCTGCTCAACTTAAACAATGTTGTGCCAGCTATGGAAATCATGATGGATGATTTTGGTTTTGGTCTGTCAAAACGTCGTGTAACTCTATCAACATCCGGTGTAGTACCTGCATTGGACAAATTGGGTGATATGATTGACGTTGCATTGGCAATTTCTCTCCATGCACCGACTGACGATATTCGTGACGAAATTGTCCCGATTAACCGCAAGTACAATATTGAAGAGTTTTTGGCAGGTGTCCGTCGTTATTTGACGAAATCCAATGCTAACCAGGGTCGGGTGACGGTGGAGTATGTGATGCTTGACCATGTCAATGACAGCGTGGAACAAGCACACCAATTGGCAGAATGCCTGAAAGATACACCAAGCAAGATCAATTTAATTCCAT is part of the Xenorhabdus cabanillasii genome and encodes:
- a CDS encoding bifunctional tRNA (adenosine(37)-C2)-methyltransferase TrmG/ribosomal RNA large subunit methyltransferase RlmN, encoding MSQLNATVQSSTSATSFTPDKTFTRDKTSGKINLLDLNRKQMRQFFVEMGEKPFRADQVMKWIYHYCYDDFEQMTDINKVLRAKLQQVAEISAPEVAEEQRSSDGTIKWAITVGDQQVETVYIPEDDRATLCVSSQVGCALECKFCSTAQQGFNRNLRVSEIIGQVWRAAKIIGSLKSSGRRPITNVVMMGMGEPLLNLNNVVPAMEIMMDDFGFGLSKRRVTLSTSGVVPALDKLGDMIDVALAISLHAPTDDIRDEIVPINRKYNIEEFLAGVRRYLTKSNANQGRVTVEYVMLDHVNDSVEQAHQLAECLKDTPSKINLIPWNPFPGAPYGRSSNSRIDRFAKVLMGYGFTTIVRKTRGDDIDAACGQLAGDVIDRTKRTLKKRLAGEPIQVKTV